One window of Artemia franciscana chromosome 16, ASM3288406v1, whole genome shotgun sequence genomic DNA carries:
- the LOC136036778 gene encoding zinc finger protein 271-like, with protein sequence MSEGFSTSSSMVRHQGVQTGHKRYKCNVCEKDFAIKQNLNNHQKIHTGEKPYKCNTCQKCFSKSSDLIRHQRIHTGEKPYKCDACQKYFSKSSDLIRHQRIHTGEKPYKCDACQKCFSKSSDLIRHQRIHTGQKQYKCDACQKRFSRSSTLIRHQRVHSG encoded by the coding sequence ATGTCAGAAGGTTTTTCTACATCAAGCAGTATGGTTAGGCACCAAGGAGTGCAAACTGGTCACAAACGATATAAATGCAATGTATGCGAGAAGGATTTTGCTATAAAGCAAAACTTGAATAACCATCAAAAAATACATACAGGAGAGAAACCATATAAATGTAATACATGTCAGAAGTGTTTTTCTAAATCAAGCGATTTGATCAGGCATCAAAGAATACATACAGGAGAGAAACCATATAAATGTGATGCATGTCAGaagtatttttctaaatcaagCGATTTGATCAGGCATCAAAGAATACATACAGGAGAGAAACCATATAAATGTGATGCATGTCAAAAGTGTTTTTCTAAATCAAGCGATTTGATCAGGCATCAAAGAATACATACAGGACAGAAACAATATAAATGTGATGCATGTCAGAAGCGTTTTTCTAGATCAAGCACTTTGATTAGGCACCAAAGAGTGCATTCGGGTTAG